Part of the Sorghum bicolor cultivar BTx623 chromosome 1, Sorghum_bicolor_NCBIv3, whole genome shotgun sequence genome, TGCGAGATGATAACAACTTCACGGCAGATGAACTGCAGGCTCTCACAAATAACCTGTGCTACACGTAAGCGTGCTGTTACTTGCTGCTTCCCCTCCacaccctcccccccccccccccccttttttttttttttcttttgcagtTTGTGCTGTTCAGGTGTCTGACAGCTTGTCCTGTTTTGTTTCTCATCAGTTATACAAGCGGCACTCGGTCAGTGTCGATCGGTATGTCATTCTTCTCTGTATTCACAGATAATTTAGTTTTAACGAACTTGCCCCATTTTTTTTACTGCTCAAGCACGGTATCtagtgaaatcaacatccagactgcAGTTGAACTGGACGGTTCTGTCTGAATCTCTAATCTACATCCATGCACAGATGCAGAAGCACGACTGTTAACAACAAAAATAAAACCTTACTACCACAATTTTGCATAGTGCGTGGAAGAAAATGTTAACGTGATGCTATGCTGATTGTTTGTAATGGCAGCTCCTCCCGCATTCTACGCCCAAAAGCTCGCACATCGTGCCCTCGCCTACCTCGCCAAAGGCTCTGACACGGCGTCAGCATCAAGCTCCGGCAGTGCAGGTGCAGATGCAGCTGCTCCTGGTGATGGTCCGAAGCAACTTCCAGAGATAAAGAAGGAGCTGAAGGGGTCCATGTTCTACTGCTAGTCCTTTGCCCCCTGAATAGACGATGCATTGCTCTAGTGAAATATTTCTGAGTCTCTGGCTGACATCTGGTGAAGGATGGCATCTGCAAGAGAATAGTTGTCGTGTTCTTTTCAGTACTGGAATGGATGGATGTTTTTTGTTTGGTGGTGTGATGTTTCCCTTGAACAGAGCATGTTTGTGAACACCTATGTTGAATCAGTTTTTTTTGCAGTATTATTTCAGAATGTGTGAGATAGTTATATCTTTCAAAGTCTGGTGGTCTGGCATGCAATGCGCTTCTTCAGAAAACTGGAGTTGGAATTCAACTACTCAACCAGGGTGGCCTGCAAAGGTACCTAAAGGCATCATCCTCTGCCTTGTTTGGTGTGAGAGAAACTTCTGAGCTTCGTTCTCTGTCAGTGGCGTCACCAAACACGATGTTTTGATCCAAATTGGTAACTTCAAGTTCTAATAATGTTCTATCCAACCTGGATTAAACTCTGCTGCTGTAAAAAGTCAAGGCAGTACAGTACTACCTGATCTTCCTGTCAACTGCCAACTGCATGAATCTATCATCTCTTGTTTCCTCCTCATAGTTCCTGCTAGCACGCAGCCTGTAATGGTGGGTAGTGGGTACACATCGACTGTGGCTTTCAAGGAGTCATAAGAAAATCATAACTAGAACTGGTCAACTCCACACGCAAACTACTGCAGGAGACTTGTGCCTTCATCGTTCAAAACAAACTAGTCATTTGAAAAATGTATAGAGCGACGACTTGGTTAATTTGAAAAATCTCAACCCTCGCATCTGCGTATCGGCTTCTAGCAGCTTCCAAGGAAGTCGTAATAAAAACAAGAAATGGTCCAGTCCACACGCAGACGACGAGCCAATGTTCAGCTGATTAGTCGTTGTTTACAGAGGAAAAGCTCGGTCCAATCTATCATCACAGTCAACTACTAGTACGGAGTAGTAAAATTTTCTCCATGCGTACTGTACGGCCAAATTTCAAAGGAGTGGTCATGATGTCAGTTTTACAACtgcagtttttttttctaaaaaagagCTGCGCATTTTTCCTCCACAGttcagtagtagtagtagcagcagtagcagcagcagtagtagtAATTTAGTAAACTgctttggccattttggggcaAGCCATATTTGGCCATAGCTAAATTAGGGCATGACCCAAATTTGATTATATTGGAGAGATTTGGATGGTGACTAAAAGCCAAAATTCATGTCAAGGCCTAACACAACTTTGTGTATGCCTAGATGTTATTTTTTCATTGAATCATAGCCATGTGCCCATgtgagatcttgttttgaagtcaAAACCATAAAGAATACAATCGTGAAAACAATTTTAAAATTAGATATATCATTAATGTTTCAAACTtcgtagttccaaaaaattcgaAGAGCGCACAACCTCAGCTTGTGCGGCCAAGGCACAATAGGGTGCGGACACCGTGCCCGAATCGACGGTCCTGGAATCAGCATCACTTTGCTGCTTCCTGCAGATGCGCAGCCAAAATTTCCCTGGTTTAGCTACAGTTTGCTGATCCTAGATAAAACGCTAGTCAATGGACAAAATTTGGCTCACACCAACCAAACGAACCCTTTGCCTCGTGAATAGTCTATCATTGGCCACTGCCATCCAAAACAACGGTAGACAGCATCAAAATGTAAAAAATTTTGGTAGCAGAAGGGcctatatgtttttttttttttgagaaaaatgCTTACAGTGATTTGTTTTAAAGTAAAGGCCTCTCTCTACATAGATTTACCGTAACAAAATTATCCTTTGCACCATTTTCACCTCTGTCTGTCTCCTCTGCAAACTCCTAACAACTAACCAAGAATCAACAATGCGCGCGATAGCTGAGCTGATTCACCCCCTGCCGCGGCCGATCGCGGCGCCGGCCACTCGCGGCGGCATGGGCGGACACCCCGGCCTCgttggcagcggcagcggccgcAGCCCGCCGCGGCAGATCGGGCACGTCCCGCGGTGCCGGAGCCACCAGTCGATGCGGCAGTCGGCGTGGAAGAAGTGGCCGCACGCCGGCAGCACCCGCACCAGCTCGTCGCCCTTGGCGTACTCCGACAGGCAGATGGCGCACCacggcgcctcctcctccgccgacgacggcgccggcgccgacgcGCTCCCTTTCTCGCCGTTGCCGCCGGTGCCGGTGCTGGCCGCCTTCGTCCTCGCCTGGTCGTACGTCATGAGCGTGGCGGGGCCGAGCGCCTGCTCGACGTCGTGCACCGCGGCGGCAACAGGCTCACAGGCGCCCGCCGCGGCGGCGACGATGGCGACGATGAGCACCACCAGGCAGACCACGGCGGCCATCTCCAGCACGAAGGCCGTGTCGGGGGTCATGCTGGTTGCCTGgttgctgctgcgcggtgccgGTGGGCGGTGAGAGTGCGACGACGGCGAGCGGTTGTCTTTCTTGGTCGTTGCTGCACAGCTGCTTATGCTACCAGTACtagtgctatatatatatatatatatatatatatataagcatcagCTCATTGACAAGTGTTTATTTAAGCCTCAGTTGTCGTCACAGAaagagatagagagagagagatggggGTTGTTCGTAGAAAGTCTCAGAGGATTTCCTGCTGTCTTCATCCATCATTCCTCGAGCTGAGATAGTAGTTGGTAGGCACACAATTGTGTTACTTTAAAACTTTCCGAGGGACCAAAAGAGGGCTTTTGTTGCCGTCTCTTGCCACCGAGGACCCGATTGTTTGGTCTCTAGAACGCTCAGTCTAGAAGAGGAGAGCTCTGGTGAGAGTGACAGGGGCGTAACGTTTGGCCGCTAGCAAAGCTTGGTCGGCGACCCAGTGGCACGCGGCTACGGCGGACGCCAGACCGCGACCGCGACGACTTGTGCCGACGAGATCGCCGGCCGTTCCAGTCCCACTGTAAAAATTTGTAAgattctactttacattgaatctttgaacatacatatagagcattaaatataaatataaataaaaattaattatatagtttgtctgtaatttacgaaataaattttttaaatttagttagtctataattaaataataattattaaatataaacgaaaatactaaaatagttaaaatcaaaaaaatttgacGAAGTAAACCACGCCTGCGTATCGGCCGAGTCATTCAGCGGACTCGGATTTCCTCGGAAATTACACCCGCATGTTTGGGCATATAGATGGCCATCAGGCCGTGTCGGCCCCGCCCGGCGTGCCGTGCCTGCCCCGAGCCGCGTCGTGCCGTCGTGCCGGCCGGGCCGTGCCATCACCGTGCCTCGTGCCGGGGGTATGGCCCAAGGCACGGCCCGCGGGCCGTCGGGCCGGCCCGAAGGCACGGCGGGCCACCGGGCCAAGGTCGTGCTAGGCTAGTAGCAtgcctatattttcttttttatttgaaattagCAGGCTACATTTCTTAACATGCCACTCAGGATGAATGGATGGGCCAATATAcctacattttctttttttagaattaAAAAGCTATATTTTTTACCGGGCCGCCGGGCCGTGCCTGAGCCGTGCCACGGGCCACGgtggcggcccaggcacggcctggTGCCTCGGGCCGTGCCGGGCCGGGCCCGGTAGTTgtcgggccgtgccgtgcccAGGCCGGGCCAACAGGCCACGGGCTGCATGGCCAACACTATTTGGGCATGTTTGGTTTCGTTTCtgcgccttgtttggatgtagtcggattcgcatcaatccatatgtgttggggtgggttggagtggaacttgaactaaattccaccctaaTCCACTCCAACCCATATGAATTGagatgaatccgacaacatccaaacaagaccttaaggTTTTTTTTCCCTAAAAAGTACTATTAGTAATTGCCAAAACCACCGGTGGTTGactcaaaaactaaaaaattttcaagattccccgtcacatcgaatcttgcggcagcattaaatgtagataaaaaaaactaattacacagt contains:
- the LOC8062200 gene encoding RING-H2 finger protein ATL64, with amino-acid sequence MTPDTAFVLEMAAVVCLVVLIVAIVAAAAGACEPVAAAVHDVEQALGPATLMTYDQARTKAASTGTGGNGEKGSASAPAPSSAEEEAPWCAICLSEYAKGDELVRVLPACGHFFHADCRIDWWLRHRGTCPICRGGLRPLPLPTRPGCPPMPPRVAGAAIGRGRG